A window of the Listeria swaminathanii genome harbors these coding sequences:
- a CDS encoding ChbG/HpnK family deacetylase, whose protein sequence is MPKLIIDADDFGLSKAINHGIIESYKTGITTSTLLMPNLETAEHAIALAKDHPDLFIGQHTNFLLGKPCANPTKIPSLVDENGEFHRSKYYRANPELKFQYKDVRTETIAQMERFKALTGHYPEHIDCHSIGDETVDQAFFDIAREFGIHTTLKYSGDKKWPEQEGYLPIAKLLESGALPYTNGGVSVENFLNDDFGLLKLAPNEIAEMHFDVGFLDQFVLDNSSYTLMRCRELATICDVRVRDWIRENGFELISFGDLQR, encoded by the coding sequence ATGCCAAAACTAATCATCGACGCAGACGATTTCGGTCTATCCAAAGCAATCAACCACGGTATCATCGAAAGCTACAAAACCGGCATCACCACATCCACCTTACTCATGCCGAACCTAGAAACAGCCGAGCACGCAATCGCTCTCGCAAAAGATCACCCAGACCTATTCATCGGCCAACACACAAACTTCCTACTCGGAAAACCGTGCGCAAACCCAACAAAAATACCGTCACTCGTCGACGAAAACGGGGAATTCCATCGTTCCAAATATTACCGGGCTAACCCAGAACTGAAATTCCAATACAAAGATGTGCGCACGGAAACCATCGCTCAAATGGAACGGTTCAAAGCGCTAACTGGTCATTATCCAGAGCACATCGATTGCCACTCAATCGGTGATGAAACGGTCGATCAAGCTTTCTTTGATATCGCGCGCGAGTTCGGGATCCACACCACTTTAAAATACAGCGGTGATAAAAAATGGCCGGAGCAAGAAGGATATTTACCAATTGCCAAACTTTTGGAATCGGGCGCACTCCCTTACACAAATGGCGGCGTCTCGGTTGAGAACTTCCTTAATGATGATTTTGGTTTACTAAAACTGGCGCCAAACGAAATCGCAGAGATGCATTTTGATGTGGGATTTTTGGATCAATTTGTGCTGGATAATTCTTCCTACACGTTGATGCGGTGCCGGGAACTTGCGACGATTTGTGACGTTCGAGTGCGGGATTGGATTCGTGAAAATGGGTTTGAGCTCATTTCTTTTGGGGATTTACAGCGTTAA
- the thiE gene encoding thiamine phosphate synthase, which produces MRAELAVYFIAGTQDIVRGTLPSVLEEALKGGITCFQYREKGAGSLQTTSARKEMALECQKLCAKYHVPFIINDDVALALEIGADGIHVGQTDEAIRQVIASCAGKMKIGLSVHSVSEAKEAERLGSVDYIGVGPIFPTISKADAEPVSGTAILEEIRRAGITIPIVGIGGINETNSAEVLAAGADGVSVISAITRSQDCESVIKQLKNPGSPS; this is translated from the coding sequence ATGAGAGCTGAACTAGCTGTATATTTTATCGCCGGAACGCAAGATATTGTGCGCGGAACGTTGCCAAGTGTGCTAGAAGAAGCACTAAAAGGCGGAATTACGTGTTTTCAATATCGCGAAAAAGGAGCTGGCTCGCTCCAAACCACATCAGCAAGAAAAGAAATGGCGCTAGAATGCCAAAAATTATGCGCAAAATACCACGTTCCTTTCATCATTAACGATGATGTCGCTTTAGCCCTTGAAATCGGCGCAGACGGCATCCATGTCGGGCAAACCGACGAAGCAATTCGCCAAGTTATCGCGAGTTGCGCCGGAAAAATGAAAATCGGTCTTTCGGTTCATTCAGTTAGTGAAGCAAAAGAAGCTGAACGACTTGGCTCAGTGGATTACATCGGCGTAGGACCAATTTTTCCAACGATATCAAAAGCGGATGCAGAGCCAGTGAGTGGAACGGCAATTTTGGAAGAAATTCGCCGGGCTGGAATCACAATACCAATTGTCGGTATTGGCGGGATTAATGAAACAAATTCGGCTGAGGTTCTCGCAGCAGGTGCGGACGGAGTATCGGTTATTTCAGCGATAACTAGGTCGCAAGATTGCGAATCAGTTATCAAGCAATTAAAAAACCCAGGTTCCCCCTCCTAA
- a CDS encoding threonine aldolase family protein, which translates to MTNTLKISYQKTPYKLGGNGPRNVGVLTEVLQNIDDNLESDIYGNGEIIENFEIKIAKILGKQSAVFFPSGTMAQQIALRIWADRKENRRVAYHPLSHLEIHEQDGLKELQQITPILLGTADRLVTIDDIKSLREPVSSVLIELPQREIGGQLTSFEELEEISEYCHEEGIQLHLDGARLWEITPFYQKSAEEICALFDSVYVSFYKGIGGIAGAILAGNDDFVQEAKIWKRRYGGDLISLYPYILSADYYFEKRIGKMAEYFEMAKGLAERFNSCPGVKTVPEVPVSNMFHVYFEKSASEVGAILTKIQDETGVGVSGYLQEESADVCAFEVSIGDAFAEIPGKDLESVFECLEKEFRL; encoded by the coding sequence ATGACAAACACACTGAAAATCAGCTACCAAAAAACACCTTATAAACTAGGCGGGAACGGTCCGCGCAATGTAGGCGTTTTGACAGAAGTACTTCAAAATATTGATGACAACTTAGAAAGCGATATTTATGGAAACGGCGAAATTATTGAAAACTTTGAAATAAAAATCGCGAAAATTCTCGGGAAACAATCTGCGGTATTTTTCCCAAGTGGGACGATGGCTCAGCAAATTGCGTTGAGAATCTGGGCGGACCGGAAAGAGAATCGGCGCGTGGCATATCATCCGCTTTCGCATTTGGAGATTCATGAGCAAGACGGGCTAAAAGAGTTGCAGCAAATCACGCCAATATTACTTGGAACGGCGGATCGACTTGTGACAATTGACGATATTAAAAGCCTTCGTGAGCCAGTTTCTAGTGTGCTTATCGAACTTCCACAACGCGAAATTGGTGGGCAACTGACTTCTTTTGAAGAGCTGGAGGAAATTTCTGAGTATTGTCATGAAGAGGGTATTCAGTTGCATCTGGACGGGGCGCGGTTATGGGAAATCACGCCGTTTTATCAGAAGTCTGCGGAAGAAATTTGCGCGCTCTTTGATAGTGTATATGTATCGTTTTATAAAGGGATTGGCGGGATTGCTGGGGCGATTTTGGCTGGGAATGATGATTTTGTGCAAGAGGCGAAAATCTGGAAACGGCGGTATGGCGGGGATTTGATTAGTCTCTATCCGTATATTTTGTCCGCGGATTATTATTTTGAAAAACGGATTGGGAAAATGGCGGAATATTTTGAGATGGCGAAAGGATTGGCGGAGCGGTTTAATTCGTGTCCGGGTGTGAAGACTGTGCCGGAAGTGCCGGTTTCTAATATGTTTCATGTTTATTTTGAGAAGTCGGCTAGTGAGGTTGGGGCGATTTTGACGAAGATTCAGGATGAGACTGGAGTAGGGGTTTCGGGGTATTTGCAGGAGGAATCGGCGGATGTCTGTGCGTTTGAGGTTTCGATTGGGGATGCGTTTGCGGAGATACCGGGGAAAGATTTAGAGTCAGTTTTTGAATGTTTGGAAAAGGAATTTAGGCTATAA
- a CDS encoding superoxide dismutase has product MRKGRWLLILLLLIVLVALSACEDSGNGDVSGVPAKREKQHFPPTDTKKGWIELLATDGISSQDDLPCVYEEVESVEKLEIHMKELSTASLTYIYIDGYIVQMEQGGDDFSFQIQLSKAELKKGIHELAAVQYQENNPETKKVEFLKRAKYEVKQIKND; this is encoded by the coding sequence TTGCGAAAAGGTCGATGGTTGCTCATATTATTACTATTGATAGTATTAGTGGCATTATCAGCATGCGAGGACAGCGGGAATGGAGATGTTTCGGGTGTGCCAGCTAAAAGGGAAAAACAGCATTTCCCTCCAACTGATACGAAAAAAGGATGGATAGAACTTCTTGCAACGGATGGAATTTCAAGTCAAGATGACCTACCTTGTGTTTATGAAGAGGTAGAATCTGTAGAAAAATTGGAAATTCATATGAAAGAATTGAGTACGGCAAGCTTAACCTATATTTACATTGACGGCTATATCGTACAAATGGAACAAGGCGGCGATGACTTTTCTTTTCAAATTCAATTAAGTAAAGCGGAGTTAAAAAAAGGAATCCATGAATTAGCCGCTGTGCAATATCAAGAAAATAATCCTGAAACAAAAAAAGTGGAGTTTTTAAAGCGGGCTAAATATGAAGTGAAACAAATAAAAAATGACTAA
- the thiD gene encoding bifunctional hydroxymethylpyrimidine kinase/phosphomethylpyrimidine kinase, translating to MTFPQVLTIAGSDSGGGAGIQADIKTFQERRTFGMSVITAITAQNTLGVKAVHKIPVEMIREQCDAIAEDFQVSAVKTGMLANAEIIREVARNIRLHNFPNLLIDPVMIAKGGTALLENEATQVLKDELLPLGTIITPNIPEAEEILGEKITTKAEIERAAKKIYDMGVKAVVIKGGHSEMTEAADFYFDGVTTKWLTSERFDTPHTHGTGCTFSACIAAELAKGNSLLDSVVVAKEFITSAIKYPLGIGHGHGPTNHFAYRLEDGK from the coding sequence ATGACTTTCCCACAAGTGTTAACGATAGCTGGTTCAGATTCAGGTGGTGGCGCGGGGATACAAGCGGATATCAAGACATTTCAAGAGCGCAGAACATTTGGCATGTCCGTCATCACGGCAATTACGGCGCAAAACACGCTAGGGGTAAAAGCGGTGCATAAAATCCCGGTAGAAATGATTCGCGAACAGTGCGATGCGATTGCAGAGGATTTCCAAGTGAGCGCCGTGAAAACTGGAATGCTGGCGAATGCAGAAATTATCCGGGAAGTGGCGCGGAATATACGTTTGCACAACTTCCCAAATCTCCTCATTGATCCCGTGATGATTGCGAAAGGCGGCACTGCTTTGCTTGAAAACGAAGCAACACAGGTTTTGAAAGATGAACTTTTACCGCTTGGTACGATTATTACGCCGAATATTCCAGAAGCCGAAGAAATTCTTGGAGAAAAAATCACAACGAAGGCTGAAATTGAACGAGCAGCTAAGAAAATTTATGATATGGGTGTAAAAGCAGTCGTAATTAAAGGTGGGCATAGCGAAATGACAGAAGCGGCTGATTTTTATTTCGATGGGGTAACGACGAAATGGCTTACGAGCGAGCGTTTTGATACGCCGCATACACACGGGACGGGTTGTACTTTTTCGGCATGTATTGCGGCTGAACTTGCGAAAGGAAATTCGCTTTTGGATAGTGTCGTGGTTGCGAAAGAATTCATCACGAGCGCGATTAAATATCCGCTTGGCATTGGCCACGGTCATGGCCCGACGAACCATTTTGCGTACAGATTGGAGGACGGGAAATGA
- a CDS encoding XRE/MutR family transcriptional regulator produces the protein MVSYGELIRQIRQSKKISQKEVYTGVISKSYAIEFEKGTHAISSLLLEKIVAKLMVSMEEFFLMYHQEELPEKEDFWEAYERTCKTNEATAWESLYRKISLEKGKVNQVKSAAIKLELDHIKGKQVVDKKAVQILENYLIEAVFWTLQDIFLFTRMMHYLPLKSRVPFYYKLLNTLDRYRHFERGRSISQSALASIMDDFIERNEIEHMELMIKSLEKISEDCDGTYSKILCMYYRGIVRWGKGENRAGSEEIEQAVAILRALGYENKAIEYETMYRQFARKNNDIKMME, from the coding sequence ATGGTAAGTTATGGTGAGCTGATTCGGCAAATAAGGCAGTCTAAAAAAATCTCCCAAAAAGAAGTGTACACAGGGGTTATTAGTAAATCTTATGCAATTGAATTTGAAAAGGGGACACATGCAATATCAAGCCTATTACTAGAGAAAATTGTCGCTAAGTTAATGGTGAGTATGGAGGAATTTTTCTTAATGTATCATCAAGAGGAGTTGCCGGAGAAGGAAGATTTTTGGGAAGCTTACGAGCGGACATGTAAAACGAATGAAGCCACCGCTTGGGAATCACTTTACCGGAAAATATCGTTAGAAAAAGGGAAAGTTAATCAAGTGAAAAGTGCGGCGATAAAACTGGAGTTAGATCATATAAAAGGCAAACAAGTGGTGGACAAAAAAGCGGTTCAAATTTTGGAGAATTATTTGATTGAAGCAGTTTTTTGGACATTGCAGGATATCTTTTTATTTACGCGGATGATGCACTATTTGCCACTGAAAAGCCGAGTGCCATTCTATTATAAATTGTTAAACACGCTGGATAGATACCGTCATTTTGAACGAGGAAGAAGTATTTCACAATCGGCGCTGGCTAGTATTATGGATGATTTTATAGAGAGAAATGAAATTGAGCATATGGAGCTAATGATAAAAAGCTTAGAGAAAATTAGTGAGGATTGTGATGGTACTTATTCCAAAATTCTTTGTATGTATTATCGTGGAATTGTGCGGTGGGGTAAAGGCGAAAATCGAGCAGGCAGCGAAGAAATCGAGCAGGCAGTGGCTATTTTGCGGGCATTAGGTTATGAGAATAAAGCGATAGAGTATGAAACCATGTACCGACAATTTGCGAGGAAAAACAACGATATAAAAATGATGGAATGA
- a CDS encoding PH domain-containing protein has product MFDKLMGKAAIVSESSYGIERFLEEDEQIIQIFKFIRDEVIITTKGIFNVDAQGITGKKVEYKFFPKKALKYVSIETAGTLDRDFDLKIGVDGNTVVTQNTSFSAPISLKVHKNDTEMGFALYKMIKEML; this is encoded by the coding sequence ATGTTCGATAAATTGATGGGAAAAGCTGCTATTGTTTCGGAATCTTCATACGGAATTGAAAGATTTTTAGAAGAAGATGAACAAATTATTCAAATCTTCAAGTTTATAAGAGATGAAGTAATTATCACTACTAAAGGGATTTTCAATGTAGATGCACAAGGTATTACAGGGAAAAAAGTAGAATATAAATTCTTCCCGAAGAAGGCGCTAAAATATGTTTCTATTGAGACTGCTGGAACTCTAGACCGAGATTTTGACTTGAAAATCGGCGTTGACGGTAACACAGTTGTGACACAAAACACTTCTTTCTCCGCTCCAATTTCCTTAAAAGTGCATAAAAATGACACGGAAATGGGCTTTGCGCTTTATAAAATGATTAAAGAGATGTTATAA
- a CDS encoding glycoside hydrolase family 1 protein yields MHTNTGFPADFLWGGAAAANQFEGAYNVDGKGLSVQDVTPKGGFGHITDGPTSDNLKLEGIDFYHRYKDDVKLFAEMGFKVFRTSIAWSRIFPNGDETEPNEAGLQFYDDLFDELLAHNIEPLITLSHYETPLHLSKTYDGWVNRKMIDFYENYVRTVFNRYKGKVKYWLTFNEINSILHAPFMSGGISTSPDKLSQKDLYQAVHHELVASALATKIGHEIMPEAQIGCMVLAMPTYPLTSNPDDIIAVMEAERKNYFFSDVHVRGTYPGYMKRYFRENNIELDVTEEDLEILKNTVDFISFSYYMSTTETADESKRKAGAGNILGGVQNPYLEASEWGWQIDPKGLRVVLNEFWDRYQKPLFIVENGLGAIDQLEQDENGNYTVNDDYRINYLSAHLSQVKEAIKDGVELMGYTSWGCIDLVSASTAEMKKRYGFIYVDRNNDGTGSLNRYKKKSFDWYKNVIATNGEDL; encoded by the coding sequence ATGCATACAAACACAGGATTTCCAGCCGACTTCTTATGGGGTGGAGCTGCTGCTGCAAACCAATTCGAAGGCGCTTACAACGTTGATGGAAAAGGACTTTCCGTTCAAGATGTTACTCCAAAAGGCGGATTCGGTCACATTACTGACGGTCCAACATCAGATAACTTGAAATTAGAAGGAATCGACTTTTACCATCGTTACAAAGATGACGTGAAACTTTTTGCTGAAATGGGCTTCAAAGTTTTCCGTACTTCCATCGCTTGGTCCCGTATCTTCCCAAATGGTGACGAAACAGAGCCAAACGAAGCAGGACTACAATTTTACGATGATTTATTCGATGAACTTCTAGCACATAATATTGAACCACTTATTACTTTATCTCACTATGAAACACCACTTCACCTATCTAAAACTTACGACGGCTGGGTAAATAGAAAAATGATCGACTTCTATGAAAACTATGTCCGCACAGTATTTAATCGCTATAAAGGCAAAGTAAAATATTGGCTAACGTTCAATGAAATCAACTCAATTTTACACGCACCATTCATGAGCGGCGGCATTTCTACAAGCCCAGACAAGTTATCGCAAAAAGACCTATACCAAGCTGTCCACCACGAACTTGTAGCAAGCGCACTGGCAACAAAAATCGGTCACGAAATCATGCCAGAAGCTCAAATCGGCTGCATGGTTTTAGCAATGCCAACCTATCCGCTAACTTCCAATCCAGACGATATTATCGCTGTTATGGAAGCTGAGCGCAAAAACTATTTCTTCTCCGATGTTCATGTCCGCGGAACTTATCCTGGCTACATGAAACGCTATTTCCGAGAAAACAACATCGAATTAGACGTAACTGAAGAAGACTTAGAAATCCTTAAAAACACAGTAGATTTCATTTCGTTTAGCTATTACATGAGCACAACCGAAACAGCTGACGAATCAAAACGCAAAGCTGGCGCAGGAAACATCCTAGGCGGCGTACAAAACCCTTACCTAGAAGCATCCGAATGGGGCTGGCAAATTGACCCTAAAGGCTTACGCGTTGTCCTAAACGAATTCTGGGATAGATACCAAAAACCACTTTTCATCGTAGAAAACGGTCTTGGCGCTATCGACCAACTAGAACAAGACGAAAACGGCAACTACACAGTGAATGACGACTACCGTATTAATTATTTGAGCGCTCATTTATCGCAAGTGAAAGAAGCGATTAAAGATGGCGTTGAGCTGATGGGTTACACTTCATGGGGCTGTATCGACCTAGTTAGTGCATCCACTGCTGAAATGAAAAAACGTTATGGCTTTATTTATGTCGATCGCAACAACGACGGCACAGGTTCGCTAAATCGTTATAAGAAGAAAAGTTTTGATTGGTACAAGAACGTTATTGCGACCAATGGTGAAGATTTATAA
- a CDS encoding GAP family protein yields the protein MESAFSAILSPAVGILISPFPIVGLILILLSNKARINSIFYTVGWIVGNIAIFFIGLFLMSSAVSSSGDQSTLVKVVLIVLGALLILLGAHDFTKRPRNGETAATPKWFEKMSNIKPGGAMIFAFVLSAVNPKNMLLSLTAGVSVGALNLSGGQETTATIIFGIIACCSIYIPTIAFLLAGKRLNNVLDSTRKWLIQNNSVIMAVLFLFIGLSVISKAF from the coding sequence GTGGAATCAGCTTTTTCAGCAATTTTGTCACCGGCAGTAGGGATCTTAATTAGCCCGTTTCCGATTGTGGGTCTTATTTTGATTTTACTTAGTAACAAGGCGCGGATTAACAGTATTTTTTATACGGTAGGTTGGATTGTCGGGAATATTGCTATTTTCTTTATCGGTTTATTCTTAATGAGTTCGGCTGTCAGTTCGTCCGGAGATCAGTCAACCTTAGTCAAAGTGGTACTTATTGTGCTGGGGGCGTTACTTATTTTACTCGGCGCACACGATTTTACAAAACGACCAAGAAACGGCGAAACAGCAGCAACTCCAAAATGGTTTGAGAAAATGAGCAATATTAAACCGGGCGGAGCGATGATTTTTGCGTTTGTACTTTCGGCAGTGAACCCGAAAAATATGTTGCTGTCACTTACAGCGGGAGTCAGTGTTGGGGCGCTTAATTTATCCGGTGGCCAAGAAACAACAGCGACGATTATTTTCGGAATTATCGCGTGTTGTTCGATTTACATCCCGACGATTGCTTTCTTATTAGCAGGAAAACGACTTAATAACGTATTGGATAGCACACGCAAATGGCTTATTCAAAACAATTCCGTGATTATGGCCGTGCTGTTCTTATTTATCGGTCTGAGTGTGATTAGCAAGGCGTTTTAA
- a CDS encoding DUF1433 domain-containing protein gives MSKRTKIIILAIVTVLFILVGLLFIKHHENQAFFNDQKEKITIYLKYNIPDFNTVTYTNEEFNPIGISIDGYINNDKNLSFTAGKDVKIFSCSEELDKMFKEPRKGYDEIVEKEKTSLEVPREEAKTIDEILSELKSDNHSK, from the coding sequence ATGTCAAAACGAACTAAAATTATTATACTAGCCATTGTCACTGTACTATTTATCCTAGTCGGATTACTTTTTATAAAACATCATGAAAACCAAGCTTTTTTTAATGACCAAAAAGAAAAAATCACAATATATCTTAAATATAATATTCCCGATTTTAATACAGTTACTTATACCAATGAAGAATTTAACCCTATTGGCATAAGCATTGATGGATACATAAATAATGATAAAAATCTGAGTTTTACTGCGGGTAAAGACGTGAAAATATTTAGTTGCTCTGAAGAACTTGATAAAATGTTTAAAGAACCGAGAAAAGGTTACGATGAAATTGTAGAAAAAGAGAAGACATCCTTAGAGGTACCAAGAGAAGAAGCTAAGACAATTGATGAAATCCTATCCGAATTAAAATCAGATAATCACTCGAAATAA
- the tenA gene encoding thiaminase II yields MFIHGFQEEVGDLWQETLRHPFVRSLADGTLEKEAFHFYLLQDDYYLSHFEKVIEKSVTQAGTEELAGEMRQVQGRLQQSELLMREQFYPRVGLTERDFSERKPAPTAYHYTSHLYRMADFGSFGVTIAALLPCYALYADMGKMYEGARSSEPFYQELLDSYVDENYQKVVLQQKRLVEQAASVADARELALMKQAFQISVEMEWAFFEMAYKKQNWRGSVNYV; encoded by the coding sequence GTGTTTATTCATGGTTTTCAGGAAGAAGTAGGGGATTTATGGCAAGAAACGTTGCGGCATCCATTTGTGCGGAGTTTGGCGGATGGGACGCTTGAGAAGGAGGCGTTTCATTTTTATCTGTTGCAGGATGATTATTATTTGTCGCATTTTGAGAAGGTGATTGAGAAAAGTGTGACGCAAGCTGGGACGGAGGAGCTTGCGGGGGAAATGCGGCAAGTACAGGGGCGGCTTCAGCAGTCAGAATTGTTGATGCGCGAACAGTTTTATCCGCGGGTTGGACTAACGGAGCGAGATTTTTCCGAGCGAAAACCGGCGCCGACTGCTTATCATTATACTTCTCATCTTTACCGGATGGCGGATTTTGGTAGTTTTGGGGTGACGATTGCGGCGCTTTTGCCGTGTTATGCGCTTTATGCGGATATGGGGAAAATGTACGAAGGGGCGCGGAGTTCGGAGCCTTTTTATCAAGAGTTGTTGGATAGTTATGTGGATGAAAATTATCAAAAAGTGGTGTTGCAGCAGAAGCGGTTGGTGGAACAGGCGGCGAGCGTGGCGGATGCGCGGGAACTTGCCCTGATGAAGCAGGCTTTTCAAATTAGTGTGGAAATGGAATGGGCGTTTTTTGAGATGGCTTATAAAAAACAAAATTGGCGTGGGAGTGTGAATTATGTTTGA
- the thiM gene encoding hydroxyethylthiazole kinase → MFDFMTLEKVQERGPLVHNITNIVVANDSANGLLAIGASPIMASAKEEMDELAKMADVLVINIGTLDGELVEAMKIAGRAANVAGTPVVLDPVGVGATSYRRKVVQELLSEIQFTAIRGNAGELAAIAGEAWEAKGVDAGVGTADVLTIAGKVANEWSTVVIISGEVDVISDGTRFVKVANGSALLPRITGSGCLLSAVCGSFIAVQEDAFHASVEACASYAVASEYAEMELERKLPGSFRPLFLDALASWSVEKTRAKAKIQESGEHK, encoded by the coding sequence ATGTTTGATTTTATGACGTTGGAAAAGGTGCAGGAAAGAGGGCCGTTGGTGCATAATATTACGAATATCGTGGTTGCGAATGACTCGGCAAACGGGCTGCTTGCGATTGGAGCATCACCGATTATGGCTTCTGCGAAAGAGGAAATGGATGAACTGGCGAAAATGGCGGATGTGCTTGTGATTAATATTGGGACGCTGGACGGTGAGCTGGTGGAAGCGATGAAAATTGCTGGGCGTGCGGCAAATGTCGCGGGAACTCCGGTTGTGCTTGATCCGGTCGGTGTTGGTGCGACTTCATATCGTCGTAAAGTGGTGCAGGAGTTGTTGTCAGAAATTCAGTTCACGGCGATTCGTGGAAATGCGGGGGAACTTGCTGCGATTGCTGGAGAAGCTTGGGAAGCGAAAGGTGTGGATGCGGGCGTTGGCACGGCGGATGTGCTGACTATTGCTGGAAAAGTGGCGAACGAATGGAGCACGGTTGTTATTATTAGCGGCGAAGTGGATGTGATTTCAGACGGAACACGTTTTGTAAAAGTGGCGAATGGTAGCGCGTTGCTTCCAAGAATTACTGGCTCTGGTTGTTTGCTGAGTGCGGTTTGTGGTAGTTTTATCGCGGTTCAGGAAGATGCTTTTCATGCTAGTGTTGAAGCGTGCGCGAGTTATGCGGTGGCTTCTGAATATGCAGAAATGGAGTTAGAAAGAAAACTTCCCGGCTCTTTTCGACCACTGTTTTTAGACGCTCTCGCTAGTTGGTCGGTCGAAAAAACTCGTGCCAAAGCAAAAATCCAAGAAAGTGGTGAACACAAATGA
- a CDS encoding XRE/MutR family transcriptional regulator, with product MGSYGELIREIRLSKGLTQKEVYTGIISRSYAIGFEKGKHEITLSLFEEILKRIMVSLDEFFFIYREFSSTEDDSFWIDFAELSGVNDVVGMQALLDKITLERTEQTEVRKAILHTRIQTINHYLRTNVFDESNISDEYKKIIHDYLWKMQTWTLEEVRIFANSVAFFEEEVQIHFYQIMLKAYEKYRYYDRGRLRFCHLFANIVDELIIHNKINYANLVLEKLKEASETNGSFNSAFYRIVANYYQGAIWMKEGEVEKGYRQAKRAIQTWKELRYEAIADLYSVVLKQFLERENIQVED from the coding sequence ATGGGTTCATATGGCGAATTGATTCGGGAAATACGGCTATCTAAAGGTTTGACTCAAAAAGAGGTATACACAGGAATTATATCTAGGTCCTATGCGATTGGATTTGAAAAAGGAAAACACGAGATTACTTTGAGTTTGTTTGAAGAGATTTTAAAGCGGATTATGGTTTCTTTAGATGAATTTTTCTTTATTTATAGAGAATTTTCTTCAACGGAAGATGACAGTTTTTGGATTGATTTTGCCGAGTTATCTGGTGTAAATGATGTGGTAGGTATGCAGGCGTTGCTAGATAAAATAACTTTAGAGCGAACGGAGCAGACGGAAGTTAGAAAAGCGATACTTCATACGAGAATTCAAACTATTAATCATTATTTGCGTACGAATGTGTTTGATGAATCGAATATTTCTGATGAATATAAAAAAATTATTCATGACTATCTTTGGAAAATGCAGACGTGGACTTTAGAAGAGGTTCGTATTTTTGCGAACAGTGTAGCTTTTTTTGAGGAAGAGGTACAAATTCACTTTTATCAAATTATGTTGAAAGCATATGAAAAGTATCGTTATTATGACAGGGGAAGACTGCGGTTTTGTCACTTGTTTGCTAACATTGTAGATGAGCTGATTATACATAATAAAATCAATTATGCAAATCTAGTACTCGAAAAATTAAAAGAAGCATCTGAAACAAATGGTAGTTTTAACAGTGCTTTTTATCGAATAGTAGCCAATTATTATCAAGGTGCAATTTGGATGAAAGAAGGCGAAGTGGAAAAGGGCTATCGCCAAGCCAAAAGAGCGATTCAAACGTGGAAAGAACTGCGCTATGAAGCAATAGCAGATTTGTATAGCGTGGTTTTAAAACAATTTTTAGAAAGAGAAAATATCCAAGTAGAAGATTAA